In the genome of Leucobacter luti, one region contains:
- a CDS encoding glutamate decarboxylase: MSELYRNATEQSDSAELQISPVFARPGEATSLPKFKMPDGMMSGDTAYQIIHDEAMLDGNSRLNLATFVSTWMDDNAQKLYLEAADKNMIDKDEYPATAAIEDRCWRMLADLWNVPDAADTIGTSTIGSSEACMLGGLALKRLWQERRRAAGKATDRPNLVLSAGVQVVWEKFCNYWDVEARYVPVTEEHLVLDGYELEKYVDEHTIGVVAILGQTYTGLYEPVRAIAAKLDQIEAETGLDVKIHVDGASGAMVAPFCQPELEWDFTVARVNSISTSGHKYGLVYPGVGWVVWRNTAACPESLIFHVSYLGGDMPTLALNFSRPGAQVLLQYYQFLRLGREGYREVQQGSIDVATYLSSEIGAMEPFELISRGDTIPVFAWKLTPGERNWDLYDLADRLRMRGWLVPAYPMPDNLADLVVQRIVVRMGLSRDLAELLLAAITEEVAFLENLEAPIPREKQRKSFTH; the protein is encoded by the coding sequence TTGTCTGAATTGTACCGAAACGCGACTGAGCAGTCCGACTCTGCAGAGCTGCAGATTAGCCCCGTCTTTGCTCGGCCGGGTGAAGCCACCAGCCTGCCGAAGTTCAAGATGCCTGACGGCATGATGTCGGGAGATACTGCGTATCAGATCATTCATGACGAGGCGATGCTGGATGGGAATTCTCGACTCAATCTCGCCACGTTCGTCTCCACCTGGATGGACGACAACGCGCAGAAGCTCTATCTCGAGGCTGCTGACAAGAACATGATCGACAAGGACGAGTATCCTGCGACAGCAGCGATCGAGGATCGATGCTGGCGGATGCTGGCGGACCTCTGGAACGTTCCAGATGCCGCGGACACAATCGGCACTTCGACGATCGGCTCGTCCGAGGCCTGCATGCTCGGTGGACTCGCCCTGAAGCGCCTCTGGCAGGAACGCCGCCGGGCCGCAGGCAAGGCAACGGACCGCCCGAACCTGGTGCTGTCGGCCGGAGTACAGGTCGTGTGGGAGAAGTTCTGCAACTACTGGGATGTCGAAGCGCGCTACGTTCCAGTGACTGAGGAACACCTGGTGCTGGATGGATACGAGCTCGAAAAGTACGTGGACGAGCACACGATCGGGGTGGTTGCTATCCTCGGCCAGACGTACACGGGCCTCTACGAACCCGTGAGAGCGATTGCGGCGAAGCTCGATCAGATCGAGGCTGAGACCGGTCTCGACGTGAAAATCCATGTCGACGGTGCCTCCGGAGCGATGGTGGCCCCGTTCTGCCAGCCTGAACTTGAATGGGACTTCACGGTCGCACGCGTCAATTCCATCAGCACCTCGGGCCACAAGTACGGTCTCGTCTACCCGGGCGTGGGGTGGGTGGTCTGGCGGAATACGGCGGCCTGCCCAGAGAGCCTCATCTTCCACGTCAGCTACCTCGGCGGAGACATGCCCACGCTGGCGCTCAACTTCTCGCGCCCGGGCGCGCAGGTGCTGCTGCAGTATTACCAGTTCCTGCGGTTGGGGCGGGAGGGGTACCGGGAAGTGCAGCAAGGGTCGATCGACGTCGCGACGTATCTCTCGTCCGAGATCGGAGCAATGGAACCGTTCGAACTCATCAGCAGAGGCGACACAATTCCCGTGTTCGCGTGGAAGCTCACACCGGGCGAGCGCAACTGGGATCTCTACGACCTTGCGGATCGGCTTCGCATGCGTGGCTGGTTGGTCCCCGCGTATCCCATGCCGGACAACCTTGCCGACCTCGTCGTTCAGCGCATTGTGGTGCGTATGGGACTCAGCCGAGAC